The following are encoded together in the Patescibacteria group bacterium genome:
- a CDS encoding cohesin domain-containing protein, which yields MTFSKNSTVFTFTLIVGLLVWLIPSSAWAMATLGLSPATGTMKIGETKTVAVAINTGGVAINAAQATVTYPGDKLEVVSVSKGGIFTLWTSEPSYSSSTISFSGGVASPGYSGHGTIISITFKARANGSAVLSVVGGKILANDGLGTNIYGGAAGATYNIAAQTLPPPVSVENKAKYIKPEETLTEEEKTTAEKTLPSPMPITINGIQSEQKQWYNNDDGTISFDPIVGATRFSWSYDDKLDTVPDDTVEGTNNVAELPNSQDGIWYFHVKSGNDTSWGETRHYTIMIDNTPPKVFTINLNADSITKNRRPTFNFYTADETSGIDFYTVLVDSQVIFAKITPAKLTNITLDEQSYGEHTITVLALDKAGNVTDAKTTITIVEQWPGVGFYLGIIFITYYWLAIVLFILLIIVLVYLWIFGFIHKRRSVHLHNHKNTKTHTK from the coding sequence ATGACGTTTAGTAAAAACAGTACTGTTTTCACTTTCACCTTGATCGTTGGGTTACTAGTTTGGTTAATTCCTTCATCCGCCTGGGCAATGGCCACATTGGGATTATCACCTGCCACGGGAACCATGAAAATTGGCGAGACCAAAACTGTTGCCGTGGCTATCAATACAGGTGGTGTGGCAATAAATGCAGCTCAAGCTACCGTTACTTATCCGGGTGACAAATTAGAAGTTGTTAGTGTTAGTAAGGGTGGTATTTTTACCCTCTGGACGTCAGAACCATCTTATTCCAGTAGCACCATTTCCTTTTCCGGTGGAGTTGCCTCACCTGGTTATAGCGGGCATGGCACTATTATTAGTATCACCTTTAAAGCCAGGGCTAATGGATCAGCTGTACTCAGTGTTGTTGGTGGAAAAATTTTGGCCAATGATGGGTTAGGAACGAATATATATGGCGGGGCTGCTGGAGCCACTTACAATATCGCAGCACAAACATTACCACCGCCAGTATCAGTTGAAAACAAGGCCAAATATATTAAGCCAGAAGAAACACTAACAGAAGAGGAAAAAACGACAGCTGAGAAGACCTTGCCATCACCCATGCCAATTACTATTAATGGCATACAATCTGAGCAAAAGCAGTGGTATAACAATGATGACGGTACAATTAGTTTCGATCCAATTGTTGGGGCGACCCGTTTTAGTTGGAGCTATGATGATAAACTGGATACTGTTCCAGATGATACTGTGGAAGGAACCAACAACGTTGCCGAGTTGCCAAACAGCCAGGATGGCATTTGGTATTTTCATGTGAAATCAGGCAATGACACCAGTTGGGGCGAAACTCGCCACTATACGATAATGATAGATAATACTCCTCCAAAAGTATTTACAATTAATTTAAATGCGGATTCTATTACAAAAAATCGTCGACCAACTTTTAATTTTTACACAGCAGATGAGACTTCAGGTATAGATTTTTATACAGTGCTAGTTGATAGCCAAGTAATATTTGCCAAGATTACACCAGCCAAACTGACTAATATAACCTTAGATGAACAATCGTATGGTGAGCATACCATTACTGTTTTGGCTTTAGACAAAGCTGGAAATGTTACTGACGCCAAAACAACTATAACAATTGTTGAACAATGGCCAGGGGTTGGCTTTTATCTTGGAATAATTTTTATTACATATTATTGGTTAGCGATTGTTTTGTTCATACTACTCATCATTGTGTTGGTGTATCTCTGGATCTTTGGGTTCATTCATAAAAGACGGTCGGTACATCTGCACAATCATAAAAATACCAAAACACATACTAAATAA